From a single Nothobranchius furzeri strain GRZ-AD chromosome 7, NfurGRZ-RIMD1, whole genome shotgun sequence genomic region:
- the ppp1r16a gene encoding protein phosphatase 1 regulatory subunit 16A gives MAADHSELLAEMATVGRLSATERLKHAQKRRAQQLKAWAQMEKDATRGSRAKADRKKKRTTKVKFPDSVTLLDSSARNDVEEVTELLNSGVSPDLVNEDGLTALHQCCIDDFVEVVQCLLDAGASVNACDSELWTPLHAAATCGHTGLVQLLIQAGADVLAVNTDGNMPYDLCEDEATLELLEVVMAERGITQDRIDECRGAKERTMLADIQALIHSGADLNTQDNNGATLLHIASANGYMSVAEMLVDSRVNMELKDSDGWTPLHAAACWGQIQVVELLVAHGADLNAKSVLDETPLDVCMDEAVRAKMMDLKSKHDAIMKSQDRQKGTLQRRASSTGSRGKVVRRVSVNERSSLYRREHHKEAIVWQERGRQPETHDDDEDRQTDKELHQHAVLAAGAAATTRLEELEAADRKIASSVANGETSASLASSVPGEQWSGGGYMERSASYQLNPASGSGLSEGESADSMNREKSHQTLADLKRQRAAAKLNKYPAPPPPLPPPLEEEEPSTAAVVQTTPSQTQSEIQMSPPAEQAASPSQVYFTPASGDPPLLKLRAPEEEQTNNKEPCCGLM, from the exons ATGGCAGCAGATCAcagtgagctgctggctgagatgGCAACTGTTGGACGTCTGAGTGCCACAGAACGTCTAAAACATGCCCAGAAGAGACGTGCTCAGCAGCTGAAGGCTTGGGCACAGATGGAAAAAGATGCAACGCGAGGGTCGCGGGCCAAAGCAGACAGGAAGAAGAAACGCACCACCAAAGTAAAGTTTCCTGACTCCGTCACTCTCCTAGATTCATCTGCACGAAACGACGTGGAGGAGG tgACAGAGCTGCTGAACAGCGGTGTGAGCCCAGATCTGGTAAATGAAGATGGATTGACGGCCCTGCATCAG TGCTGCATTGATGATTTTGTGGAGGTAGTGCAGTGCCTGCTGGACGCCGGTGCCTCTGTGAACGCCTGTGACAGTGAGCTGTGGACGCCGCTGCACGCTGCCGCCACCTGTGGGCACACTGGTCTGGTGCAGCTACTTATTCAAGC TGGTGCTGATGTGCTGGCCGTTAACACAGACGGCAACATGCCCTATGACCTCTGTGAGGATGAAGCCACCCTCGAGCTTCTGGAGGTGGTTATGGCCGAGCGGG GAATAACTCAGGACCGGATAGATGAGTGCAGGGGAGCTAAAGAAAGGACCATGCTTGCTGACATTCAGGCTCTGATTCAcagtggagcagatttaaacacaCAAGACAACAACGGAGCAACGCTG CTCCATATTGCCTCTGCCAATGGCTACATGTCAGTGGCAGAGATGCTAGTGGACAGCAGGGTCAATATGGAGCTAAAAGACTCTGATGGGTGGACACCGCTACATGCTGCCGCCTGCTGGGGACAG ATCCAAGTAGTGGAGCTGCTGGTGGCCCATGGGGCTgatctaaatgcaaagtctgtctTAGATGAGACACCTCTAG ACGTGTGTATGGACGAAGCGGTCCGAGCCAAAATGATGGACCTGAAGAGCAAACACGACGCCATCATGAAGAGTCAGGACAGGCAGAAGGGCACGCTGCAGAGACGAGCATCCAGCACCGGAAGCAGAGG TAAAGTGGTGCGTCGCGTCAGTGTGAACGAACGCTCCAGTCTGTATCGGAGGGAGCATCACAAAGAGGCGATCGTGTGGCAGGAGCGCGGCCGGCAGCCTGAAACTCATGACGACGATGAAGACAGACAAACCGACAAAGAGCTGCACCAGCACGCTGTTTTG GCTGCTGGTGCTGCAGCAACGACGCGCCTAGAGGAGCTGGAGGCAGCTGACAGGAAGATTGCATCAAGTGTGGCAAATGGGGAGACCTCTGCTTCTCTAGCGTCTTCTGTTCCTGGAGAGCAGTGGAGCGGGGGAGGCTACATGGAGCGCAGCGCCTCCTACCAGCTCAACCCTGCGTCTGGATCTGGACTTTCAGAGGGGGAGTCTGCGGACAGTATGAATCGGGAGAAATCGCACCAAACGCTGGCCGACCTGAAACGCCAGCGGGCAGCTGCTAAGCTCAACAAGTATCCAGCACCTCCACCTCCTCTGCCACCTCCTCTAGAGGAGGAGGAACCTTCTACTGCAGCAGTAGTCCAGACCACCCCCTCTCAGACTCAATCAGAAATCCAAATGAGCCCTCCAGCAGAGCAAGCCGCCTCCCCCAGCCAGGTGTACTTCACCCCGGCCAGCGGAGATCCTCCGTTACTGAAGCTCCGAGCCCCGGAGGAGGAGCAGACCAACAACAAGGAGCCCTGCTGTGGCCTCATGTAA